In Betaproteobacteria bacterium, the genomic stretch CCGAGCTCAAGGATATACCGCAGTTCTTCGGCCGTGCCGGTCGACCGGTGGATCTGTCGCGTTACGACGTGCTCATCTTCGCCGAGATCGTAGATGCCACGGCGCTCGATGTTCCCGCGATCCTGGCGCGCGCGCGACGCTACCGCGACGACGGGGCGGACGTCATCGACCTGGGCTGCCTGCCCGACACGCCGTTTCCGCACCTCGAAGAAGCGATCCAGGAACTCCGGCGCGAGGGCTTCCAGGTCAGCGTCGATTCGCTCGACGCGGCGGACCTGCGTCGCGGCGGCAAGGCCGGGGCGGAGTATCTGCTCTCCCTCAAGGAAGACACGCTTTGGATCGCCGAGGAGGTGCCCTCCGTCCCCGTGCTGATCCCGGCGCAGCCCGGCCATCTCGACTCGCTCGCACGCGCGATCGAGCGCATGAGAGCGATGGGTCGCGCGTTCTTCGCCGACCCCGTACTCGATCCGATTCATTTCGGTTTCACCGAATCGATCCTGCGCTACGCTGAACTGCGCCGACGCTTCCCGGACGTGCCCATCATGATGGGCATCGGCAATCTCACCGAACTGACCGAGGCCGACACAACGGGCGTCAACGCCCTGCTGTTCGGCATCGCTTCCGAGCT encodes the following:
- a CDS encoding dihydropteroate synthase, producing MSDHILFLTGKLAEKSLHRVLEAMRPAGFTYDVRQIGISVAGLMTTDLVRRRVTDIGQATRLMVPGRCRGDLDGLSTHFGVPVVRGPTELKDIPQFFGRAGRPVDLSRYDVLIFAEIVDATALDVPAILARARRYRDDGADVIDLGCLPDTPFPHLEEAIQELRREGFQVSVDSLDAADLRRGGKAGAEYLLSLKEDTLWIAEEVPSVPVLIPAQPGHLDSLARAIERMRAMGRAFFADPVLDPIHFGFTESILRYAELRRRFPDVPIMMGIGNLTELTEADTTGVNALLFGIASEL